The following coding sequences lie in one Pseudomonas svalbardensis genomic window:
- a CDS encoding MBL fold metallo-hydrolase: protein MQTPNTALIRETFPVGPLQCNCTIIGDPITKKAIVVDPGGNHELILARLDALGLKVVSIIHTHAHLDHFLASGQLKEKTGATLHLHKEDQFLWDNLEMQCQMFGVPYTPVPSPDRWLADDEELACGCGVALHTPGHTPGSMSFWFSEAKLLIAGDTLFRRGVGRTDLWGGDQATIVRSIKQRLYTLDEEATVVTGHGPDTRLGDEMRENPFVRA from the coding sequence ATGCAAACCCCGAATACAGCCCTCATCCGCGAAACCTTCCCCGTCGGCCCGTTGCAGTGCAACTGCACGATCATCGGCGACCCGATCACCAAAAAGGCCATCGTGGTCGATCCGGGCGGTAATCACGAACTGATCCTCGCGCGGCTCGACGCACTAGGCCTGAAAGTGGTCAGCATCATTCATACCCATGCGCACCTCGATCACTTCCTGGCTTCCGGTCAGTTGAAGGAGAAAACCGGCGCAACCCTGCATTTGCATAAAGAAGATCAATTTCTCTGGGACAACCTGGAGATGCAGTGCCAGATGTTCGGTGTGCCTTACACGCCGGTGCCGTCGCCGGATCGCTGGTTGGCCGATGATGAAGAACTGGCGTGCGGTTGCGGCGTAGCGTTGCACACGCCAGGTCATACGCCGGGCTCCATGAGCTTTTGGTTTTCAGAGGCTAAGCTGCTGATTGCCGGTGACACGTTGTTTCGTCGCGGGGTAGGGCGCACGGATTTGTGGGGTGGCGATCAGGCGACCATCGTGCGGTCGATCAAGCAGCGGCTGTATACCCTCGACGAAGAGGCGACGGTGGTAACCGGGCATGGTCCCGACACGCGTCTGGGCGATGAAATGCGCGAGAACCCTTTTGTGCGGGCGTGA
- a CDS encoding PP2C family serine/threonine-protein phosphatase: MPEIPVDFSCKTTCAFVAGRSHLKTQTPCQDYVAARESNEVTCISLADGAGSRAKSEIGAQVAVTATLAFVCKNFESLWQNMDKHNAKAAQRLVNRCLDAFRRKSAKLGGDINDLASTLSFVAYSRGRYLAGHLGDGVIASVDADGQLLVLSHPENGESANTAPLLTDHKAASRLRLYRGQIEATTGFAIMSDGTTESLYDKSSGVPAPAIQKLLEWNATLPRKKMKEVLGDNLQQSIASKTGDDCSIGLLSILKHSVDVGQSSGVTVSEEK, encoded by the coding sequence ATGCCTGAGATCCCGGTAGACTTCAGCTGTAAAACGACCTGCGCGTTTGTGGCAGGACGCTCGCACCTCAAGACTCAAACGCCTTGCCAGGACTATGTCGCGGCCAGAGAGTCCAACGAGGTGACCTGCATTTCATTGGCCGATGGGGCTGGCTCCAGAGCCAAATCCGAAATCGGCGCTCAAGTAGCGGTCACGGCTACCCTGGCCTTTGTCTGCAAAAACTTTGAAAGCCTCTGGCAAAACATGGACAAACACAACGCGAAGGCAGCCCAGCGACTGGTTAATCGCTGCCTGGACGCGTTCAGACGCAAATCTGCAAAGCTTGGCGGCGATATCAACGACCTGGCTTCTACCTTGTCGTTCGTCGCTTACTCACGAGGCCGCTACCTGGCAGGTCACTTGGGCGATGGCGTCATCGCAAGCGTTGATGCGGACGGACAACTTCTGGTCCTTTCTCATCCAGAAAATGGCGAGTCGGCCAATACCGCCCCGTTGCTGACTGACCATAAAGCGGCGTCGCGGCTCAGGTTGTACCGTGGGCAAATCGAAGCCACGACTGGCTTCGCGATCATGAGCGACGGCACCACAGAAAGCCTCTATGACAAATCCAGCGGCGTCCCCGCCCCGGCGATCCAAAAGCTGCTGGAATGGAATGCAACGTTGCCCAGAAAAAAAATGAAGGAAGTGTTGGGTGATAATTTGCAACAGTCCATTGCCAGTAAAACCGGAGATGACTGCTCCATAGGCTTACTGTCGATCCTGAAGCACTCCGTCGACGTGGGGCAGTCATCCGGAGTGACTGTCTCAGAGGAGAAATGA